The Paenibacillus sp. MBLB1832 genome has a window encoding:
- a CDS encoding trimeric intracellular cation channel family protein: MNWELFSIIGTIAFAVSGAIVAMEEEYDILGVYVLGLVTAFGGGIIRNLLIGKPIVLLWEQGVYFQIALFAMTLVFFLPVKFIRLWKTWEAFFDAIGLAAFSIQGAIYATNMGHPLSAIIVAAVLTGIGGGIVRDVLAGRKPLVLKDEIYAVWGMLAGAVVGLGWSQGTWQLAVLFCIIIILRMFSVNYKWKLPKRSLREAMSESVHRSDS; encoded by the coding sequence GTGAACTGGGAGTTGTTTAGTATCATCGGTACGATTGCCTTCGCGGTGAGCGGCGCAATTGTGGCAATGGAAGAGGAATATGACATCTTAGGTGTCTATGTGCTGGGACTTGTCACTGCGTTTGGCGGAGGAATTATCCGTAACCTGCTCATTGGTAAACCGATCGTCCTCTTGTGGGAACAAGGGGTGTATTTCCAAATCGCTTTATTCGCGATGACACTTGTTTTTTTCTTGCCTGTGAAGTTTATTCGTTTATGGAAAACGTGGGAAGCTTTCTTTGACGCCATCGGTTTAGCTGCATTTTCTATCCAGGGGGCGATCTATGCAACGAATATGGGGCATCCGCTGAGCGCGATCATTGTTGCTGCGGTACTTACAGGGATTGGGGGGGGGATCGTACGCGATGTATTAGCGGGGCGCAAGCCGTTGGTGTTGAAAGACGAAATCTATGCCGTCTGGGGGATGCTAGCTGGTGCGGTAGTTGGGCTTGGATGGTCGCAAGGTACATGGCAATTAGCTGTGTTGTTTTGCATAATCATTATCCTAAGGATGTTTTCAGTCAATTACAAATGGAAGCTGCCTAAGCGCTCTTTGCGTGAAGCGATGTCGGAATCGGTACATAGATCTGATAGCTAA
- a CDS encoding Gfo/Idh/MocA family protein: MSVEKRIRIGIIGAGNIGNVHMETIKTLPGAQLAGVTDVYLPLAEKRAKEHQIEKVYANSDQLLGDPSIDAVVIAVSNEWHAPIAVQALEAGKHVLLEKPMAIDLASARLIVEAERKAGKVLMIPHQMRWEAPAIAVKEQVEKGALGQIYHAKATYLRRKGIPGWGTWFTQMDKSGGGPLIDLGVHMLDLSLYLMGNPKPVSVYGATYAEFGPRKQGIGTWGAPNWQGKFDVEDLATALVKFDNGATLSLDVSWAGLLETDNLPSVQLLGTEGGAYLKGSKGKLFAEKFDRIVETEISAPAANDDPRARMIQHFLTAIESSTPPITSVMTGYTNNLILDAIYRSSQSGDEVKLNWDI; the protein is encoded by the coding sequence ATGTCAGTAGAGAAACGAATTCGCATCGGTATAATCGGTGCTGGAAATATCGGGAATGTCCACATGGAGACAATTAAAACGTTGCCAGGGGCACAGCTTGCGGGCGTGACGGATGTTTATTTGCCACTTGCGGAAAAGAGAGCGAAAGAGCATCAAATCGAGAAAGTTTATGCAAATTCCGATCAACTGTTAGGGGATCCGTCAATTGATGCTGTCGTCATCGCTGTGTCGAATGAATGGCATGCACCGATTGCAGTTCAAGCACTGGAGGCTGGAAAGCACGTATTACTTGAGAAGCCGATGGCGATTGATCTAGCGTCTGCTCGTCTTATCGTAGAAGCTGAGCGCAAAGCAGGCAAAGTTCTCATGATCCCGCATCAAATGCGTTGGGAAGCACCTGCGATTGCTGTAAAGGAGCAAGTAGAGAAAGGCGCGCTTGGCCAAATTTATCATGCAAAAGCAACGTACTTACGTCGTAAGGGGATTCCTGGATGGGGAACTTGGTTTACGCAAATGGACAAGTCCGGCGGCGGTCCGCTGATCGATCTTGGTGTACATATGTTGGATTTATCCCTGTATCTCATGGGCAATCCGAAACCTGTATCCGTGTATGGCGCAACGTATGCGGAATTTGGCCCTCGCAAGCAAGGGATCGGCACATGGGGGGCACCGAACTGGCAAGGGAAATTTGATGTCGAAGATTTGGCGACAGCTTTAGTTAAATTTGATAATGGTGCAACGCTCTCGTTAGATGTAAGCTGGGCAGGTCTGCTGGAAACGGATAATTTGCCAAGTGTTCAATTGCTGGGAACAGAAGGCGGAGCTTATTTAAAAGGTTCTAAAGGGAAGTTGTTTGCGGAAAAATTTGATCGTATTGTGGAAACTGAAATTTCTGCGCCAGCAGCGAATGATGATCCGCGTGCTCGGATGATCCAGCATTTCTTGACTGCGATTGAGAGCAGTACACCCCCGATCACATCCGTGATGACGGGCTATACGAATAACTTGATTCTCGATGCGATTTACCGTTCGTCGCAATCGGGCGATGAAGTGAAATTGAACTGGGACATCTAG
- a CDS encoding kinase-associated lipoprotein B codes for MNFQVGDQVIAEYKTGVYYGEIVEMSSTMKAAVRILAVKEHPTQGDLHNPMDPSVAFFHQRRALSHQEIALMPLATIRPYAGTVPSYSDSLKRALVAQIDKLTDMEAWARRSLQELAQLNNEYFPPSN; via the coding sequence ATGAATTTTCAAGTCGGAGATCAGGTCATTGCTGAATATAAAACAGGAGTTTATTACGGTGAGATTGTCGAAATGTCCTCTACCATGAAAGCTGCAGTCCGCATACTTGCGGTAAAAGAGCATCCGACACAAGGGGATTTGCATAACCCAATGGATCCGAGTGTAGCATTTTTCCATCAAAGACGGGCATTGTCCCATCAAGAAATCGCGTTAATGCCGCTGGCTACAATTCGTCCTTATGCAGGGACTGTACCGAGTTATTCAGATTCGCTGAAGAGAGCGTTAGTGGCTCAGATCGATAAGTTGACGGACATGGAAGCGTGGGCCCGACGCTCTCTGCAGGAGCTTGCTCAGCTGAATAACGAATATTTTCCACCGTCCAATTAG
- a CDS encoding thioredoxin family protein, which produces MQELSQAELIVKVNQANEGPFAVFMYTPLCGTCKVTERMLDIIMTMQPSLPLVKCNINFLPQISQEWQIASVPCIVIVRPGSVKEYIYRMQSVDELYRKLKPLVEQE; this is translated from the coding sequence ATGCAGGAATTATCTCAAGCTGAGCTTATCGTCAAAGTTAATCAAGCTAATGAAGGTCCATTCGCAGTATTTATGTACACGCCGTTATGCGGGACCTGTAAAGTGACGGAGCGTATGCTGGATATCATTATGACCATGCAGCCCAGCTTACCACTAGTCAAATGTAATATTAATTTTTTACCTCAAATTAGCCAAGAATGGCAAATCGCTAGTGTACCGTGCATTGTCATCGTGAGGCCAGGATCTGTGAAAGAATATATATATCGGATGCAATCCGTTGATGAGTTATATCGCAAGCTCAAACCTTTAGTGGAACAAGAATAG
- a CDS encoding ABC-F family ATP-binding cassette domain-containing protein gives MISVNNVTLRYGKRALFEDANIKFTPGNCYGLIGANGAGKSTFLKILSGEIEPNTGEVNITPGERMAVLKQNHYEFDEIEVLKTVIMGHARLFKIMEEKDALYAKADFSEEDGMRAAELEGEFQDLDGWQAESDAAELLIGLGIPTSLHDTKMKDLDGNEKVRVLLAQALFGNPNILLLDEPTNHLNLESIKWLENFLARFEGTVIVVSHDRHFLNQVCTHIADIDFGKIQMYVGNYDFWYESSQLALRLARDANKKTEEKRKELEAFIARFSANASKSKQATSRKKQLEKLTLEDIRPSSRKYPFIHFKGEREAGKQLLTVEGLSKTIDGVQVLNNVSFTMNKGDKVAFVGPDGIAKTTLFKILMGEMEADSGTFSWGVTTSQAYFPKDSQDYFNSDLTLVDWLRQYSKDPDESFLRGFLGRMLFSGEEALKKANVLSGGEKVRCMFSKMMLSGANVLILDEPTNHLDLESITALNNGLVDSDCTMLFVSHDHQFIQTIANRIMELTPKGLIDKMVTYDEYLESEDIKKQREVHYA, from the coding sequence ATGATTAGTGTAAATAACGTGACGCTTCGGTACGGCAAGAGAGCCCTTTTCGAAGACGCCAATATTAAATTCACACCAGGCAACTGCTATGGCTTGATTGGAGCCAATGGTGCTGGTAAATCCACATTCCTCAAAATTTTATCCGGTGAAATCGAGCCAAACACAGGTGAAGTGAACATTACACCAGGTGAGCGTATGGCCGTTCTGAAACAGAACCATTACGAGTTTGATGAAATCGAAGTATTGAAAACGGTCATTATGGGTCACGCGCGCCTATTTAAAATTATGGAAGAGAAGGATGCGCTTTATGCGAAAGCGGATTTCTCTGAAGAAGACGGCATGAGAGCGGCTGAGCTTGAAGGCGAGTTCCAGGATCTTGATGGCTGGCAGGCAGAATCCGATGCAGCTGAGTTATTGATCGGTCTTGGTATTCCAACTTCCTTGCATGATACGAAAATGAAAGATCTAGACGGGAACGAGAAAGTTCGTGTTCTCCTTGCCCAAGCGTTGTTCGGCAACCCGAACATTCTTCTTCTCGATGAGCCTACCAACCATTTGAACTTGGAGTCCATTAAATGGCTGGAAAACTTCCTTGCACGATTTGAAGGTACCGTTATCGTCGTATCCCATGATCGTCACTTCCTGAATCAAGTTTGTACACATATCGCGGATATCGACTTTGGTAAAATCCAAATGTACGTCGGTAACTATGACTTCTGGTACGAGTCCAGTCAATTGGCGCTGCGTTTGGCTCGCGATGCGAATAAGAAAACAGAAGAGAAGCGTAAAGAGTTGGAAGCCTTTATCGCGCGATTTAGTGCGAATGCGTCCAAATCCAAACAAGCGACTTCCCGTAAAAAGCAATTGGAGAAGCTTACGCTTGAAGATATTCGTCCGTCCAGCCGTAAATATCCGTTCATTCACTTCAAAGGTGAGCGTGAAGCAGGTAAGCAATTGCTTACGGTTGAAGGACTTTCCAAAACGATTGACGGCGTTCAAGTATTGAACAATGTTTCCTTTACGATGAATAAAGGGGATAAAGTCGCTTTCGTGGGGCCAGACGGTATTGCCAAAACGACGCTATTCAAAATTTTGATGGGCGAAATGGAAGCAGACAGCGGCACGTTCTCATGGGGTGTCACGACATCGCAGGCGTATTTCCCGAAAGACAGCCAAGATTACTTCAATTCTGACTTAACGCTGGTGGATTGGCTGCGTCAATACTCCAAAGATCCAGATGAGTCCTTCCTTCGTGGATTCCTAGGACGCATGTTGTTCTCAGGCGAGGAAGCGCTGAAGAAAGCGAATGTCCTCTCAGGAGGAGAAAAAGTTCGTTGCATGTTCTCCAAAATGATGTTGAGCGGTGCGAATGTGCTTATTCTTGATGAGCCAACGAACCACTTGGATTTGGAATCCATCACAGCGCTAAATAATGGCCTTGTTGATTCCGATTGCACGATGTTGTTCGTTTCCCATGACCATCAGTTCATCCAAACGATCGCTAACCGCATTATGGAACTTACGCCGAAAGGTCTCATCGATAAGATGGTCACGTATGATGAGTACTTGGAAAGCGAAGATATCAAAAAACAACGCGAAGTGCACTACGCGTAA
- a CDS encoding ABC-F family ATP-binding cassette domain-containing protein has protein sequence MNILSALDITKTYGDKVLFDDISFTLNEKQRIGLIGVNGTGKSTLLKMLAGLESPDRGKLVHANHFRVEYLPQNPEFDPNSTVLEQVFHGDSPLMKTLRDYELALAELEQDASSEAKQARLFKAQSRMDEQGAWEASTLAKTVLMKLGISEFDKPVGLLSGGQRKRVAMARVLIQPADLLILDEPTNHIDNETAIWLEEFLSKWRGALLLVTHDRYFLERVTTRILELDRGKIYSYEGNYEWFLEKKAERMESEAASEDKRQNLLRRELAWLRRGAKARTTKQKARIQRTEELRDRKVDGPSDKLDMALAGSRLGKKVMELDAVTKSFTSGKPLLSGFSYIVMPKDRLGIIGPNGSGKSTLLNMLAGRIQPDSGTIETGTTVKLAYYTQENIEMDEKMRVIEYIKEAAEQIRTSDGETISASQMLERFLFSPNLQWSPIGKLSGGERRRLYLLRTLMGEPNVLLLDEPTNDLDIQTLTILEDYLDGFSGAVITVSHDRYFLDRTVNHLFAFDGKGHIEPYIGTYSEYLEEKREEEEAEQARKEIIRQTANKQTNASNNAASNTSGSSNRPKKLSFKEQKEWDEIENTIAALEEKAESLKKQIEASGSNFDLARELYEQEQQTAAELEAAMERWTYLSELVEEIERNKL, from the coding sequence ATGAATATTTTAAGCGCGCTCGATATTACCAAAACATACGGCGACAAGGTGCTCTTCGATGACATCTCGTTCACCCTGAACGAGAAGCAGCGCATTGGCCTCATCGGCGTGAACGGCACAGGCAAGTCCACGCTGCTGAAAATGCTGGCGGGGCTGGAAAGCCCGGATCGCGGCAAGCTTGTGCACGCGAACCATTTCCGCGTGGAATACTTGCCGCAAAACCCGGAGTTCGATCCGAACTCCACGGTGCTTGAGCAAGTATTCCACGGCGACTCGCCGCTCATGAAGACGCTCCGCGACTATGAGCTGGCACTTGCCGAGCTGGAGCAGGACGCGTCCAGCGAAGCGAAACAAGCCCGACTGTTCAAGGCTCAGTCGCGCATGGATGAGCAAGGTGCCTGGGAGGCCAGCACCTTGGCCAAAACCGTGCTGATGAAGCTCGGCATCAGCGAGTTCGATAAGCCCGTCGGCCTGCTGTCCGGCGGTCAGCGCAAACGAGTTGCCATGGCACGCGTTCTCATTCAACCTGCCGATCTGCTCATCCTCGATGAGCCGACGAACCATATTGACAACGAGACGGCCATCTGGCTCGAGGAGTTCCTCAGCAAATGGCGCGGCGCCTTGCTGCTCGTTACCCATGACCGGTACTTCCTGGAGCGGGTTACTACCCGCATTCTGGAGCTGGACCGGGGTAAGATCTACAGCTACGAGGGCAACTACGAGTGGTTCCTTGAGAAAAAGGCGGAGCGGATGGAGTCCGAAGCCGCTAGCGAAGATAAGCGGCAGAACCTCCTCCGCCGCGAGCTGGCTTGGCTCCGCCGCGGCGCGAAGGCGCGCACGACGAAACAGAAGGCGCGCATCCAGCGCACCGAAGAGCTTAGGGACCGCAAGGTTGACGGTCCCTCTGATAAGCTAGACATGGCGCTGGCTGGCAGCCGCCTGGGGAAGAAGGTGATGGAGCTAGACGCCGTCACCAAATCTTTCACAAGCGGAAAGCCACTGCTCAGCGGCTTCAGCTACATCGTGATGCCGAAGGATCGTCTCGGCATCATCGGTCCAAACGGCAGCGGCAAGTCGACGCTGCTCAATATGCTGGCTGGGCGCATCCAGCCAGACAGCGGTACCATCGAAACCGGTACCACTGTGAAACTGGCGTACTATACGCAAGAAAACATTGAGATGGACGAGAAGATGCGTGTCATCGAGTACATCAAGGAAGCCGCGGAGCAAATTCGCACGTCGGATGGCGAAACGATTTCGGCCTCGCAAATGTTGGAACGCTTCTTGTTTTCGCCAAACCTGCAATGGTCGCCAATCGGCAAACTGTCTGGCGGAGAGCGCCGCAGACTCTATCTGCTGCGCACATTGATGGGTGAGCCGAATGTACTGCTTCTCGATGAGCCTACGAATGATTTGGACATCCAAACCTTGACGATACTGGAAGATTATCTGGATGGATTCTCGGGAGCTGTCATTACAGTTTCCCATGATCGCTACTTTTTGGATCGAACAGTGAACCATTTATTCGCTTTCGATGGGAAGGGGCATATCGAGCCTTATATCGGTACGTACTCTGAGTATTTGGAAGAGAAGCGCGAGGAAGAAGAAGCGGAGCAAGCGAGAAAAGAGATCATTCGTCAAACCGCGAATAAGCAAACAAACGCAAGCAACAATGCGGCTTCCAACACAAGCGGCTCCTCCAATCGGCCGAAGAAGCTTTCTTTCAAAGAACAGAAGGAATGGGACGAAATCGAGAACACCATTGCTGCGCTCGAGGAGAAAGCAGAGAGCTTGAAAAAGCAAATCGAAGCCTCTGGAAGCAATTTTGATTTGGCTCGCGAGCTGTATGAACAAGAGCAGCAAACGGCTGCTGAGTTAGAAGCGGCGATGGAAAGATGGACTTATTTATCAGAACTTGTAGAAGAAATAGAACGAAATAAGTTATGA
- a CDS encoding M42 family metallopeptidase, translating to MKSQLDQAYMTEILEMLLRTPSPTGYTHHIMKKVEQEVQKLGFELSYTNKGCGIVTIPGAHAERVIGISAHVDTLGAMVRSIKENGTLKITSLGGFMMGAIENEYVQIHTRDERVYDGTILTSRPSVHVYEDAREYKRDEANMEVRIDELVASKKDVQALGIRVGDYISFDPRVQVKTNGYVKSRHLDDKASVASLFGLLKLIKDENFQPYYTIKLFFSNYEEVGHGSAFIPADITDFIAVDMGALGDDLSGSERDVSICAKDSSGPYDYAMTSKMIEHAEKLGIGYAVDIYPRYGSDASAALRGGRDIRAALIGPGVHASHSMERTHMDAVVNTAALLAAYLKEPVQG from the coding sequence TTGAAGTCCCAATTAGATCAAGCCTATATGACAGAAATACTAGAGATGCTGCTGCGGACGCCTAGTCCGACAGGGTACACGCATCACATTATGAAGAAAGTTGAGCAAGAGGTGCAGAAGCTGGGCTTCGAGCTTTCCTATACAAATAAAGGCTGCGGCATTGTGACGATTCCTGGAGCGCACGCAGAGCGTGTGATCGGGATTTCAGCACATGTTGACACACTGGGGGCTATGGTTCGCTCCATCAAAGAAAACGGCACGTTGAAAATTACGTCGCTTGGCGGATTTATGATGGGTGCCATTGAAAATGAGTACGTCCAAATCCATACACGTGATGAGCGCGTTTATGACGGTACGATTCTAACTTCACGTCCATCGGTGCATGTCTATGAAGATGCAAGAGAGTACAAGCGTGATGAAGCGAATATGGAAGTTCGCATTGACGAGTTAGTTGCATCCAAGAAGGATGTTCAAGCGCTCGGTATCCGTGTGGGTGATTACATTTCGTTCGATCCGCGTGTGCAAGTCAAGACGAACGGCTATGTGAAATCGCGTCATTTAGATGATAAGGCCAGTGTTGCGTCCTTATTTGGGCTTTTGAAGCTGATAAAAGATGAGAATTTCCAACCTTATTACACCATCAAGCTGTTCTTCTCTAATTATGAAGAGGTAGGTCACGGCTCCGCGTTTATCCCAGCGGATATTACCGATTTTATCGCGGTAGATATGGGCGCATTGGGTGATGATTTGAGTGGAAGTGAGCGTGATGTGTCCATCTGTGCGAAGGATTCATCAGGACCTTATGACTACGCCATGACGTCGAAAATGATTGAGCATGCCGAGAAGCTTGGCATCGGCTATGCTGTGGACATTTATCCTCGGTATGGATCCGACGCTTCCGCTGCGCTTAGGGGCGGGCGCGATATCCGCGCGGCGCTCATCGGTCCTGGCGTCCATGCGTCACATAGCATGGAGCGCACGCATATGGATGCTGTAGTGAACACAGCAGCCCTGCTTGCGGCTTACTTGAAGGAGCCGGTGCAAGGATGA
- a CDS encoding Dabb family protein, which translates to MLTHVVFFKLKDRSPEAIEVTKNVLTNMEGKIPVLRHIEVGTDILHLERSYDIALITKFDSLDDLKVYDTHPVHEEVKAHMKTVLDGTSICVDFVS; encoded by the coding sequence ATGTTAACGCATGTTGTATTTTTTAAGCTCAAAGATCGCAGTCCAGAAGCCATCGAGGTAACAAAAAATGTGCTAACGAACATGGAAGGCAAAATCCCAGTTTTAAGACACATCGAAGTTGGTACGGATATTCTACATTTAGAGCGCTCTTATGATATTGCTTTGATCACGAAGTTTGATTCGCTAGATGATTTGAAAGTATATGATACACATCCTGTCCATGAAGAAGTTAAAGCTCATATGAAAACTGTGCTGGATGGAACGTCCATCTGTGTGGATTTTGTTAGCTAA
- a CDS encoding ABC-F family ATP-binding cassette domain-containing protein, whose product MSLLSIEDLSHSFGDRTLFKNVSFRLLAGERVGIVGANGVGKSTLMNILTGKLLKDTGKVEWTPRVHYGYLDQHSVLAAGRTIRDILRDAFLPLYEEEKRMMTITDKMADATPEELEALLEEMGEIQERLEIGDFYLLDVKIEEMGNGLGLNAIGLDRDVTSLSGGQRTKVLLAKLLLEKPTVLLLDEPTNYLDVEHIEWLKMYLKTYPYAFMLISHDTEFMNEVVNVVYHLEFSKLTRYTANYEKFLEMAEMNKTQHIDAYEKQQEYIKKQEDFIARNKARASTSTRAKSREKQLDRIDRIERPETAMKPTFVFKESRTSGRIVFEAKDLEIGYDRALLPKMNVTIERGEKIAIVGCNGVGKSTLLKTILGRIEPFSGSTYRGDYLSPAYFEQEVKAPNMTPIDDVWNAFSSMTQNEVRGALARCGLKNEHITRAMSMLSGGEQAKVRLCKLLMQESNWLLFDEPTNHLDVVAKEELQRALKEYKGTVLLVCHEPEFYEGWVTRVWDVEAWSAKAKVTN is encoded by the coding sequence ATGAGTCTGTTATCGATTGAAGATTTAAGCCACAGCTTTGGAGATCGGACATTGTTCAAAAATGTTTCGTTCCGCCTGCTGGCTGGCGAGCGCGTTGGCATTGTTGGTGCAAATGGCGTGGGGAAATCCACGTTGATGAATATATTGACAGGTAAGCTTTTAAAAGATACAGGAAAAGTCGAATGGACACCAAGAGTTCATTATGGCTATCTTGATCAGCATTCTGTGCTAGCGGCTGGCCGTACAATCCGCGACATTCTGCGCGATGCGTTTTTGCCCCTGTATGAAGAAGAGAAAAGAATGATGACGATTACGGACAAAATGGCCGACGCCACACCGGAAGAGCTTGAAGCGTTGCTTGAAGAAATGGGCGAAATCCAAGAACGTTTGGAAATCGGTGATTTCTATTTGCTTGATGTGAAGATTGAAGAGATGGGCAACGGTCTAGGATTAAATGCTATCGGCCTTGATCGCGATGTGACGTCACTTAGCGGCGGACAGCGGACGAAAGTGCTTCTTGCTAAGCTGCTCTTGGAGAAGCCAACCGTTCTCCTGCTCGATGAGCCGACCAACTATTTAGATGTGGAACACATTGAGTGGTTGAAAATGTACCTGAAAACTTATCCGTATGCCTTCATGTTAATTTCACATGATACGGAATTTATGAATGAAGTCGTGAATGTTGTGTATCATTTGGAGTTTTCCAAATTAACGCGGTATACGGCGAACTATGAAAAATTCCTTGAAATGGCTGAGATGAACAAGACACAGCACATTGATGCCTATGAGAAGCAGCAAGAATATATCAAGAAGCAGGAAGATTTTATCGCTCGGAATAAAGCACGGGCATCAACGTCAACAAGGGCGAAGAGCCGCGAGAAGCAATTGGATCGAATTGACCGTATCGAGCGTCCTGAAACAGCAATGAAGCCTACTTTCGTATTCAAAGAATCGCGGACAAGTGGTAGAATCGTATTTGAAGCGAAAGATTTGGAAATCGGCTATGATCGTGCTCTGCTTCCTAAGATGAACGTGACGATTGAACGAGGCGAGAAAATTGCGATTGTGGGCTGCAATGGTGTGGGAAAATCCACGTTATTGAAGACGATTCTTGGCAGAATTGAGCCATTCAGCGGTTCAACGTATCGTGGTGATTATTTAAGCCCTGCTTACTTTGAGCAAGAGGTTAAAGCGCCGAACATGACACCGATTGATGATGTGTGGAACGCCTTTTCATCCATGACTCAGAATGAAGTGCGAGGTGCACTGGCGCGCTGTGGGCTCAAAAATGAGCATATTACTCGTGCGATGAGCATGTTAAGCGGCGGTGAGCAAGCCAAAGTGCGTTTATGCAAACTGCTTATGCAGGAAAGCAACTGGCTGCTCTTCGATGAGCCGACGAACCATTTGGACGTTGTGGCGAAGGAAGAACTTCAACGCGCTTTGAAAGAATACAAAGGGACTGTACTGCTTGTGTGTCATGAGCCTGAATTCTATGAAGGCTGGGTTACACGGGTATGGGACGTTGAGGCATGGTCAGCGAAAGCGAAAGTGACGAATTAA
- a CDS encoding DUF6382 domain-containing protein, whose product MTQDVFGFRYAFVYRQGHAMELYKEDGLQVEALSSLQVRMLEANRIPRLLPLTIHEEDLQVKLVYALSATRMLSHLLKIEAFSVPQLAKLMYAVVCAIEESHNYMLLESNFVLKENFIYIGRDWSDVYLTYIPLEKQEEAVDVCQTIEKLLSKLIMYLSDENQTHMLSWQQTLYAQNQSIRGLKSALLQLMDESSAKWQQKEEEVGQIEVGLPKSYLKSVDLAHEPQAAQAAQPHSHKIELESSLSSNPSKSMTFTRLNTRTLWYTLALFLVCLALLWQQYVAHPSTSSLQLVTGATLLLGDIVFILLFRGLPTRGEKDSFKQSINQQKQANRIESPHLMGLPTNLAMALPASPAAMNMKQYYADLPNHTTLLRPSQSNATVVLGQSKPQPSGPRLEYICHGMNQSVLIQKELFTIGRKDDQVNVDLPLEEAGVSRIHAEIIRFGVTYQIRDAGSTNGTYLNDEQLVVYQGYPLKDGDCIRILRHEWRFRIADK is encoded by the coding sequence GTGACACAAGATGTTTTTGGATTTCGCTATGCATTTGTGTATCGACAGGGACATGCCATGGAGCTATATAAAGAAGATGGCTTACAAGTGGAAGCATTATCTTCCTTGCAAGTGCGGATGCTGGAAGCGAATCGCATTCCAAGACTGCTGCCTCTAACGATTCATGAAGAGGATCTACAAGTCAAACTGGTGTACGCATTATCAGCTACTCGTATGTTATCGCACCTTTTGAAAATCGAGGCTTTCTCTGTCCCGCAATTGGCCAAGCTGATGTATGCTGTTGTTTGTGCCATTGAAGAAAGTCATAACTACATGTTGCTCGAATCGAATTTTGTTTTGAAAGAAAATTTTATTTATATCGGACGAGATTGGTCAGATGTTTACCTAACGTATATTCCACTAGAAAAGCAGGAGGAAGCGGTCGATGTTTGTCAAACGATTGAAAAGCTCCTCTCCAAGCTTATTATGTACCTGAGCGATGAGAACCAGACCCATATGTTGTCATGGCAGCAAACCCTTTATGCGCAAAATCAGAGTATTCGAGGCCTCAAATCCGCATTATTACAACTGATGGATGAGTCGAGCGCGAAATGGCAACAGAAGGAAGAAGAGGTTGGACAGATAGAAGTTGGGTTACCAAAATCATATTTGAAAAGTGTAGATTTGGCTCATGAACCCCAAGCAGCTCAAGCAGCTCAACCTCATTCTCATAAAATTGAACTAGAAAGTTCACTTTCCTCCAACCCGAGTAAATCAATGACATTCACTCGACTTAATACGAGAACGTTATGGTACACGCTTGCTTTATTTCTCGTCTGTTTAGCCTTGCTATGGCAGCAATATGTGGCTCATCCTTCTACCAGTTCACTGCAGCTCGTGACAGGTGCAACATTGCTTCTGGGTGATATTGTGTTCATTCTTTTGTTTCGAGGGCTTCCAACCAGAGGTGAGAAGGACTCATTTAAGCAGTCAATTAATCAGCAGAAACAAGCAAATCGAATAGAGTCGCCGCACCTCATGGGCCTTCCAACGAATTTGGCAATGGCTTTGCCAGCCTCTCCAGCAGCTATGAACATGAAGCAATACTATGCGGATTTACCTAATCATACGACGCTGTTACGCCCGTCTCAATCGAATGCAACGGTTGTTTTAGGTCAATCCAAGCCTCAACCAAGCGGTCCAAGGCTGGAATATATCTGTCATGGGATGAACCAATCTGTTCTCATTCAAAAAGAACTTTTTACAATTGGCAGAAAGGATGACCAAGTTAACGTGGATCTTCCTCTCGAAGAAGCGGGTGTTTCCAGAATCCATGCAGAAATTATTCGTTTTGGCGTTACTTACCAGATCAGAGATGCAGGCTCTACGAATGGGACTTACTTGAACGACGAGCAGTTGGTTGTCTATCAAGGGTATCCATTAAAAGATGGCGATTGCATCCGAATTCTTCGTCATGAATGGCGATTTCGGATTGCAGACAAATAG